Below is a genomic region from Desulfurella amilsii.
TGTTTTTAAATTGTCTATTTTGTGTTCTAAAAACACATTGTGCGCAAAATCCAAAAATTCAGTTATAAAACTCAAAAAACTAGCAGGGTCGTCAAACTCATTAAAATTGGTTGATTTAAGCTTATTTGTTAAAAAATCTCTAAGTATTTCTCTAACCTTTGGATCCACGTTTCTTTTTTCGATAGTTTCGCAAATACTGAATAGTTTATCAAATATTTGTCTGTTTGTATCTTTTAGGTTAGAGTCAAAATAGCTATTTATCATTTAAAACTCTTAAACTATTGCTGTATGTAATCTGAGCAATTTCTTCTGCTTGAGCGCCTACTAAACTGCAAAGTGCATTAAGCGTGTACTGCAAAAAAGACGGTTCGTTAGTTTTGCTTCGCTTTGGTACTGGTGCTAAATACGGTGCATCTGTTTCTAACACCATATTTTTAAGTGGTACATTTGTAATGTTTTGTCTGATAAGCGAATTTTTGAATGTTACAATACCACCTATGCCTAAAAGGTAATTTTTATCTAAAGCAAGCTTGAGCAAGTCTAAATCTCCATTAAAACAGTGAATTATAGCTTTTAGGTTGTTTTTTGTACTTAAAATATCAATGGCGTCTTTTGTTGCATCTCTTATGTGTATTGACACCCATTTATTGTGATAGATTGCTAAATCAAGCAAGTTAGAAAATAATGTTTTTTGTGTATCTTTTGGTGCATAATTATAGAAGTAATCTAAGCCGATTTCGCCTATGCCTATGCATTTTTCATCTTTAAGATAATTTTCTATGATGTCTAAATCGCCAATTTTAAACTCATTTGCGTAATGAGGGTGGATGCCTGCAAAAAAATATAAATTGTCGTATTTATGTGTAATTTCACAGGCTTTTTTAATATCGTTTACGTAAGATGTTGCTAAAAACACCTTCTCAACGATCCCAAGCCTATTAATTACATCATCCAATATAGCGTTAAATTCTTCTGATTGAAGGTGAGCGTGTGTGTCAATAATTTTCATAAATCTACAAATCTTAAGCTTGTTAGTGCATACTCCCTTATATTTTTAATATCTGGCAGTTCGATAGTTTTGCCTTTTTGCACAAAGTATTCAAGAATATCTTCCATAGTGTTACCACATGAGCATTCTTGTGGCTTTGAAGTGTAAGGCAATACCATATCACTAAAGCACTTTTTGCACCTAAAGAGGCTTTTTGATCCAGAATTTTTACCCTTTTTAGCTATAGGTTTTCCATCAATTTCTACTATGTCCATAGAAAAATCAATTGTAGTTGCACTTGATATGCTTGTTCCTACGCCAAATCCATCTACAACATCCACAAGTGGCTCTATAGTTTCTTCATCAAGACCACCACTTGCAAATATTTTTACATTGTCTGCGCCCCTCAAAGTTAGCTCCCAGCGTATTTCTTCAATTATAGCCCTTAGGTTACCCTTTCTTGAGCTTGGCGTATCAAGACGCACGCCTGCTAATTTTTTGCCCAGTGCTTCATAAACCCTCAGTGTTTCAAACTTTTCATCGCCGAATGTGTCTATTAGTATAATTCTTGGGACATCACCATCCATTGTTTCATCAAAATATTTTGCAGCTTCTACAGTATCACCTGCAAGTAATACTAGCGAGTGCGGTATGGTACCGCTTGGCTTTATATTTAAAACATTTGCGGCTTGCATAGTAGAAACGCCGTCGCATCCGCCAATGTATGCAGCCCTTTCGATAGCAACAGCAATGGCAGGGTGCATTCGTCGCGCACCAAAAGACAAAAGCAGTTTATTCTTAACCAATTTTCTAAGTCTTGCGGCTTTTGTGGCGACACCTGATTCCTGGCATAAAAAACCCAAAATTGCTGTCTCAAATTTTGCAAACTCGCTGTATAAACCTTCAATTTCAAGCACTGGCTCGTTTTCTCTAAAAATACTGCCTTCTTTTATAGCTCGGACATTTAAATCTTTGTTTTCTAAGAGTTCTAAAACTTCTTCTAAGCCAACAAACACACCCCATTTGTAGTTTTTGGGCAGCTTTTTAACGCTAACTTCTGCTTTTACTTTTTTATCTAAGCTTTTTACCTTCAAAGTATAAACGGTTCTATCAAAATAAACGTCCGTAACTTTTCCGTTTAGTATATCTTCTTTTGTTGAAATAAACACTTTCCTACCCCCTAATCTACAAAGGCATTTAATATCAAAGCTATTATACTCATTATGATTGAGCCTGCAAGTGCACTAAAAAAACTTTCAACTACAAAGCCTTTTACGATGTAAGAGGCAAGGTAAAACAACATTGCATTAATGACGAGTGTAAACAATCCTAGCGTTAAGATGCTTATAGGTAGTGTCAAGAGTATTAAAAAAGGCCTTATAAATGTATTTAATAAACCTATGACTAAACTTGCTGCTATTAGAGAAAACACTCCTTCCATATGCAATCCTTTTACTATCATGACACTAATACCTAAGGCAATAGAACTTATTATCCATTTTACTAAAAAAATCATTTTACCTCCAAAAGGCGATTTATGCTGGCAAGCACCACTGAGTTTTGTTTTAGTGCCTCGATGATTTTTACATAATACAATTCTTGTAGCCAAACGGGTGCTTTTAAGTCACTTTTTTCAATCCAAGCCCATGCTTCAAACTCAAGACCATATATGCTTTGCTTTAGCAAAACGCACTTTGGCGTGTATGTGTCACTTTTTAAAATATAGTCTTGTTTATTTAGTTCTTCAATAACAATATTTTTTACTTTCTCAATATCTGAGTTAATGTCCGCAATAAATGGGATTTTTAGTTTTATTGCCCCAGTTGAATATGTGGAATTTATAACTTTAGAGTTTATAAAGTAGGAATTTGGGACAATGATATCAGTGTTATCATAAGCTTTGATTATTGTAGACCTTAGTTTTGTTTCCACAACAACACCACTTATGTTATTTTCTGGTATATTTATAATATCGCCAGGTTTAACAAGCTGTTCAAATATTATTATTATACCAGAAATCATGTTATTTGCAATATTTTGCAAACCAAAACCAAGTCCAACACTGAGTGCGCCGGCAATTAAAGCAATAGTAGATGCATTGACACCCACAAATGTTAGCGATACAGCCAAAATTATAATCACAATGGTATATGAGCCAAGTGTTTTTAGAATTTGAATGTTTGCTTCGCCTATAGATTGATGCATTTTAAGCTTTTCTAAACTTCTTTTATAGTGCTTGTCAAGCAGAAAGCCCAAAAAAAGTAGGATAATTATTTTTAATATAAGCGATAGTGATAAGTTAATCCCTTTATACTCAAAAAATGAGTAATTTAATATATTGAAGATTTGAATGCCAACTTCCTTTATGGATTTTACCGTTTTGTTTATAGCGTATATGGAAGGATTTTGTATGTGCAACATTATTTTTTTAATTGTGTTTAATTTGGC
It encodes:
- a CDS encoding nicotinate phosphoribosyltransferase; amino-acid sequence: MFISTKEDILNGKVTDVYFDRTVYTLKVKSLDKKVKAEVSVKKLPKNYKWGVFVGLEEVLELLENKDLNVRAIKEGSIFRENEPVLEIEGLYSEFAKFETAILGFLCQESGVATKAARLRKLVKNKLLLSFGARRMHPAIAVAIERAAYIGGCDGVSTMQAANVLNIKPSGTIPHSLVLLAGDTVEAAKYFDETMDGDVPRIILIDTFGDEKFETLRVYEALGKKLAGVRLDTPSSRKGNLRAIIEEIRWELTLRGADNVKIFASGGLDEETIEPLVDVVDGFGVGTSISSATTIDFSMDIVEIDGKPIAKKGKNSGSKSLFRCKKCFSDMVLPYTSKPQECSCGNTMEDILEYFVQKGKTIELPDIKNIREYALTSLRFVDL
- a CDS encoding TatD family hydrolase, with the protein product MKIIDTHAHLQSEEFNAILDDVINRLGIVEKVFLATSYVNDIKKACEITHKYDNLYFFAGIHPHYANEFKIGDLDIIENYLKDEKCIGIGEIGLDYFYNYAPKDTQKTLFSNLLDLAIYHNKWVSIHIRDATKDAIDILSTKNNLKAIIHCFNGDLDLLKLALDKNYLLGIGGIVTFKNSLIRQNITNVPLKNMVLETDAPYLAPVPKRSKTNEPSFLQYTLNALCSLVGAQAEEIAQITYSNSLRVLNDK
- a CDS encoding phage holin family protein — its product is MIFLVKWIISSIALGISVMIVKGLHMEGVFSLIAASLVIGLLNTFIRPFLILLTLPISILTLGLFTLVINAMLFYLASYIVKGFVVESFFSALAGSIIMSIIALILNAFVD